From Sparus aurata chromosome 9, fSpaAur1.1, whole genome shotgun sequence, a single genomic window includes:
- the tyw5 gene encoding tRNA wybutosine-synthesizing protein 5: MELQEKVAVPIFTEVEKEVFLRDIYPQRRPAVLRGVSLGPCLEKWTVEYLGQNGGDKEVKIHVSTVPQMDFLHKNFAYKTLPFNEFVKRASEKKHSDFFLCEDESYYLRSLGEDVRKEPADLSKQFPVLAEDFHIPQFFTADQFFSSVFRISSCGLQLWTHYDVMDNLLAQVTGTKRVVLYSPQDALHLYLSGDKSEVVDIDSPDLKRFPDFVKAKRYECVLEPGDLLFIPALWFHNTVALQFGVGVNVFWRHLPADSYDRKDPYGNKDPVAATRALQALERALHTLDELPADYRDFYGRRMIQRIQKRTYCDSVTLPTSQFTKPG; encoded by the exons ATGGAGCTTCAGGAAAAAGTAGCAGTGCCGATATTCACAGAAGTGGAAAAGGAAGTCTTTCTGCGCGATATTTATCCACAG CGCAGACCGGCCGTGCTGAGAGGCGTCTCTCTCGGCCCCTGCCTAGAGAAGTGGACGGTTGAATATCTTGGACAGAACGGTGGAGACAAGGAGGTGAAGATCCACGTATCCACCGTGCCGCAGATGGACTTTCTGCACAAAAACTTTGCGTACAA GACTCTGCCTTTTAATGAATTTGTGAAAAGGGCATCTGAAAAGAAACACTCTGACTTCTTCCTCTGTGAG GATGAGAGTTATTATCTTCGATCACTCGGGGAGGACGTGAGAAag GAACCTGCTGATCTGAGCAAACAGTTCCCCGTCCTGGCCGAGGACTTTCACATCCCGCAGTTCTTCACAGCCGATCAGTTTTTCTCCAGTGTGTTTCGCATCAGCTCCTGTGGTCTGCAGCTGTGGACGCACTACGAC GTGATGGATAACCTGCTGGCTCAGGTGACGGGGACAAAGAGAGTTGTTCTCTACAGCCCCCAGGATGCATTGCACCTCTACCTGTCAG GTGATAAATCAGAGGTCGTGGACATCGACTCCCCGGACCTGAAGCGGTTTCCTGACTTTGTGAAGGCAAAGAGATACGAGTGTGTGCTGGAGCCCGGAGATCTGCTTTTTATCCCCG CTCTGTGGTTCCACAACACTGTGGCTCTGCAGTTTGGTGTGGGCGTAAATGTGTTCTGGAGGCATCTACCTGCAGACAGCTACGACAGAAAAGACCCGTACGGTAACAAAGACCCTGTGGCCGCGACTCGAGCCCTTCAGGCGCTGGAGAGAGCGCTACACACTCTGGACGAACTCCCAGCGGATTATCGGGACTTTTACGGACGACGTATGATTCAGCGCATCCAGAAGAGGACGTACTGCGACAGTGTGACGTTACCCACAAGTCAGTTCACCAAACCTGGATGA